One part of the Phragmites australis chromosome 3, lpPhrAust1.1, whole genome shotgun sequence genome encodes these proteins:
- the LOC133910986 gene encoding probable protein phosphatase 2C 31, translating into MGNGITKNPCFSGDPYAAAVASDPLPDDSHGHSFTYVPSAAAFDQRPTASAMSSEPSFFSLSGAAISANVATSASMPSFRLFNELTWPPSTACTFESSRSFAAVPLQAAPPRLSMSGPLQSMSGRFLGTSGSASTISGSPSDRPFMPSALDRSLSASSSVRLQLSVSQLIAERRAARSRRSDERSLLRFLEKTASRLRFGSPRYGVRQHEPAEPVKISFSDGDHRSPPNGNVEWAQGMAGEDRFHVAVSEEHGWVFVGIYDGFNGPDATDYLFANLYVAVHRELKGVLWDDIQGGDGARCIHQELAPANAEHLCFAQADVDRVETKRRRMERPVPGNVATAMHRDVLRALARALRKTEEAFFDAAEERAVESPELGLMGSCVLVMLMKGADLYVMNVGDSRAVLARRPEPDLKDILGKAAKDLQQFKVEIMRELEAHDRDGLQAVQLTPEHSTAVEEEVMRIKEHHLNDRNAIVNGRVKGKLNVTRAFGVGYLKQPKWNSRLLEAFKINYVGTDPYVTCTPSLCHHRIGAQDKFLVLSSDGLYQYFTNKEVVDQVEAFTAEQPDGDPAQHLVAELVIRAARKAGMASHELLDIPHGARRHYHDDVSIIVISFEGRIWRSSV; encoded by the exons ATGGGCAATGGCATCACCAAGAACCCATGCTTCTCCGGCGACCCatacgccgccgccgtcgcgtcCGACCCGCTCCCCGACGACAGCCATGGCCACTCCTTCACCTACGTGCCGTCGGCTGCCGCCTTCGATCAGCGCCCGACGGCTTCCGCGATGTCGTCTGAGCCGTCGTTCTTCTCTCTGTCCGGCGCTGCCATCAGCGCCAACGTGGCGACGTCCGCGTCGATGCCGTCGTTCCGCCTGTTCAACGAGCTGACATGGCCGCCGTCGACCGCGTGCACCTTCGAGAGCTCGCGCTCCTTCGCCGCCGTGCCGCTCCAGGCCGCGCCGCCCAGGCTGTCCATGTCCGGACCGCTTCAGTCCATGTCCGGCCGTTTTTTGGGGACATCGGGCTCCGCGTCCACCATCTCCGGTTCACCCTCGGACCGCCCCTTCATGCCAAGCGCGCTTGACCGCTCCTTGTCGGCCTCTTCCTCTGTTAGGCTCCAGCTCAGCGTCTCTCAGCTCATCGCTGAGCGCCGCGCCGCGCGCTCCCGCCGCAGCGATGAGCGATCGCTTCTCCGGTTCTTGGAAAAGACCGCCTCCAGGCTCCGGTTCGGGTCGCCGCGCTACGGCGTTCGGCAACATGAACCTGCTGAGCCGGTAAAGATATCCTTCAGCGACGGGGACCACCGCTCGCCGCCGAATGGCAATGTGGAGTGGGCTCAAGGCATGGCCGGCGAGGACCGGTTCCACGTTGCCGTCTCGGAGGAGCACGGGTGGGTGTTCGTCGGGATTTACGATGGCTTCAACGGCCCGGACGCGACTGACTACCTCTTCGCCAACCTCTACGTCGCCGTGCACCGCGAGCTCAAGGGCGTGCTCTGGGACGACATCCAAGGCGGCGACGGTGCCAGGTGCATTCACCAGGAACTCGCTCCAGCCAATGCCGAACACCTCTGTTTCGCGCAGGCGGACGTCGACAGAGTAGAGACTAAGCGTAGACGCATGGAACGGCCCGTGCCAGGCAACGTAGCCACAGCAATGCACCGCGACGTCCTGAgggcgctggcgcgggcgcTGCGGAAGACAGAGGAGGCGTTCTTCGATGCGGCGGAGGAGCGCGCGGTCGAGAGCCCGGAGCTGGGGTTGATGGGGTCGTGCGTTCTGGTGATGCTGATGAAGGGTGCTGACTTGTACGTGATGAACGTCGGGGACAGCCGCGCCGTGCTGGCGCGGAGGCCGGAGCCGGACCTCAAGGACATCCTCGGCAAGGCGGCGAAGGACCTGCAGCAGTTCAAGGTTGAGATCATGCGCGAGCTCGAGGCGCACGACAGGGACGGCCTCCAGGCCGTGCAGCTTACCCCAGAGCATAGCACGGCGGTCGAGGAG GAGGTGATGAGGATCAAGGAGCATCATCTGAATGATCGGAACGCGATAGTCAATGGCCGGGTAAAGGGGAAGCTCAACGTGACAAGAGCATTTGGGGTTGGCTACCTGAAGCAG CCAAAGTGGAACAGCAGGTTGTTGGAAGCCTTCAAGATCAACTACGTTGGCACGGACCCATACGTGACGTGCACCCCGTCGCTGTGCCACCACCGCATCGGCGCGCAGGACAAGTTCCTGGTTCTGTCCTCCGACGGGCTCTACCAGTACTTCACCAACAAGGAGGTGGTCGACCAGGTGGAGGCGTTCACCGCCGAGCAGCCCGACGGCGACCCCGCGCAGCACCTCGTCGCGGAGCTAGTGATCCGCGCTGCGAGGAAAGCCG GCATGGCGTCGCACGAGCTGCTGGACATACCGCACGGCGCGAGGAGGCACTACCATGACGACGTGTCCATCATCGTGATCTCGTTCGAGGGGAGGATCTGGCGATCCTCTGTCTAG
- the LOC133912176 gene encoding E3 ubiquitin-protein ligase XB3-like, with product MGHGASCGRPSEEVDFFGAVQSGDIGCLAAALRSRPSLLSRTTLFDRLSALHIAAAHGHLQVVSLALDLCVHPDVVNRHKQTALMLAAMHGKTDCVRRLLDAGANIVMFDSSHGRTCLHYAAYYGHADCLWAILSSAKSAPVSESWGFARFVNVRDDTGATPLHLAARQGWRRCVHVLLENGAIVSASSGAFGFPGSTPLHLAARGGNLDCVRQLLSWGADRLQRDSVGRIPYEVALKRGHVACAALLNPSSAEPLVWPAALKFISELEPDAKALLEAALMEANREREKRILKGTKNSLPSPSHSDDGAHYTTISEASDAEACSICFELACAIEVRECGHQMCAACTLALCCHTKPNPATQCQPLPTCPFCRGGISRLVVATRTRDGDEEENKLESPRHRRSRRAMNLSSDGGSTSSLMGSIASSIGKMGRRRTDSSEQIDDKP from the exons ATGGGTCACGGCGCCAGCTGCGGCCGCCCCAGCGAGGAAGTGGACTTCTTCGGCGCGGTGCAGTCCGGGGACATCGGCTGCCTCGCTGCCGCCCTCCGCTCCCGCCCCTCCCTGCTCAGCAGGACCACGCTCTTCGACCGCCTCTCGGCCCTCCACATCGCCGCCGCCCATGGCCACCTCCAG GTGGTCTCGCTGGCATTGGATCTTTGCGTGCACCCGGACGTCGTTAACCGCCACAAACAG ACAGCGCTGATGCTCGCGGCGATGCACGGGAAGACCGACTGCGTGCGACGGCTGCTCGACGCCGGCGCCAAT ATTGTGATGTTCGATTCGTCGCACGGGCGGACGTGCCTGCATTACGCAGCGTACTACGGCCACGCGGACTGCCTCTGGGCCATCCTCTCGTCGGCGAAGTCCGCGCCGGTGTCGGAATCCTG GGGGTTCGCGCGCTTCGTCAACGTGCGGGACGACACCGGGGCGACGCCGCTGCACCTCGCGGCGAGGCAGGGCTGGCGCCGCTGCGTCCACGTCCTGCTCGAGAACGGCGCCATCGTGTCCGCGTCCAGTGGCGCCTTCGG ATTCCCCGGGAGCACGCCGCTGCATTTGGCCGCGCGCGGCGGCAACCTCGACTGCGTCCGGCAGTTGCTCTCCTGGGGCGCCGACCGCCTCCAGCGAGACTCCGTTGG GAGAATTCCGTACGAGGTTGCCTTGAAGCGAGGGCACGTCGCGTGCGCAGCGCTGCTAAACCCGTCATCCGCAGAGCCCCTGGTCTGGCCTGCCGCTCTCAAGTTCATCAGCGAACTCGAGCCGGACGCCAAGGCCCTGCTCGAGGCAGCTCTGATGGAGGCCaatagggagagggagaagaggattCTGAAAGGGACAAAGAATTCACTGCCATCGCCGTCGCATTCAGATGACGGTGCTCATTACACCACCATCTCTGAG GCTAGCGACGCCGAGGCGTGCAGCATCTGCTTCGAGCTGGCATGCGCCATCGAGGTCCGGGAGTGCGGGCACCAGATGTGCGCGGCGTGCACGCTGGCGCTGTGCTGCCACACCAAGCCCAACCCGGCGACGCAGTGCCAGCCGTTGCCGACCTGCCCGTTCTGCCGCGGCGGCATCTCCCGGCTGGTGGTGGCGACGAGGACGAGggacggcgacgaggaggagaacAAGCTTGAGTCGCCCAGGCACCGGCGGTCTCGCCGGGCCATGAACCTCAGCAGCGACGGGGGTAGCACCAGCAGCCTCATGGGCAGCATCGCCTCGTCCATCGGCAAGATGGGCCGCCGGAGAACGGATAGCAGTGAACAGATCGACGACAAGCCGTAG